The region ACGCCAACAGAGACCAATCGATGGCGCTGGTCAACGAGCAGTTTGTTGACTCCGGCGATGATGTATTCGATGAAGTCTGCTTGGCTGAGGCTGGCGACGTGGGTGTTGACGACGTCATCGCGAAGCAAGCGCCCCATGGTGTCGTAGAGGGCGATGTAGGTGGCCTCGGTGCCGACCGCAATACCTGCGAGAATCCACGGTGCCTCGGCGGACTCCAGCGGCACGGTGGGGCGACCGCGGCCCTGGGAACGGGTGAGGTCGTGGCGCTCCTGGATGAGGCCAATGTTGAGCAGCGCAGTGGTGGCGCGCGTGATTGTCGGCTGGGACAGCCCGGTGGATTCGACGAGTTCGCTGCGGGTGATGATGGGGTTCAGTCGAACCAGTTGCAGACACTTCGCCGCCGGGATACGCGGGCGGGTGAAGGCAGGGCCGGGCTTGATCATGAAATTAGTATATGGCGCACAGACTGCATTGTCTAACAGGTATTGCGCAAATGAGACAGCATTGTCTAGTCAGGAAGGATTTCTGGAAGTATTGTACCCGCTGTGCCCTGGATATATGCCGTTGTTAGATGGGTGAGGTCCGTGCGGGCGGGGGAGACTTCGATAATGGGTGCAGAAGCCAGCATGGGAAGGCCCGCGGCGGGATAGACGACGCCGGAGGTGCCGACGATGATGACGGCATCGGCAAGCGTCATTGCTTCTTCCGCGGCGGCCCACTCCTTTTGTGGCAGGGGTTCGCCGAACCAGACCACACCGGGGCGCACGAGGTTGCCGCAGAGAGGACAGGCAGGTGGGGTAGGAACGTCGGTGTCTCCTTTATAAGGGCGCGCACACATAGAACAGCGGTATTCAAACAGCGAGCCGTGCAGGTGAATGACGTCTTCCGAGCCGGCCTTTTCGTGCAGGTTATCGATGTTTTGCGTGGTCACCGACGTGCGGGAGCAGTTCGCAATGGCAAGGTGGCCTGCATTTGGGGTGGCTGCTGCTGCAATCTTGGCGCGGTGTTTGTACCAGCGCCACATGGGATCCGGGTCGCGGGCCCAGGCGTCGATGGAGGCCATGGCCTGCGGGTCGACGTGGGACCACACGCCGGTCTGGGCGTCACGATAGGTGTCGAG is a window of Corynebacterium camporealensis DNA encoding:
- a CDS encoding NAD-dependent deacylase — protein: MTDSLGLAQRILNDAQRIHIFSGAGMSAESGLDTYRDAQTGVWSHVDPQAMASIDAWARDPDPMWRWYKHRAKIAAAATPNAGHLAIANCSRTSVTTQNIDNLHEKAGSEDVIHLHGSLFEYRCSMCARPYKGDTDVPTPPACPLCGNLVRPGVVWFGEPLPQKEWAAAEEAMTLADAVIIVGTSGVVYPAAGLPMLASAPIIEVSPARTDLTHLTTAYIQGTAGTILPEILPD